AACTAAGCTCTGATTGTCTAAGTTCCCAAAGTATAAATGTCAGTCTGCGTGCAAGAAGTGTGCACATTGGAACGATGATCGACTgataaattgagagctttggtACAATGACCGCATAATATAGGTCGCTGCACCAATTCGCCTATAGATCTTGCGGTTCGATCATCCCTCACTTGTGAACAAGACCCATAGATACTTTAACTCCTCCAACTAGGGCAGGAGCACTTCACCCACCCAAAgagggcaaactacctttctccggtcgagaaccatggcctcagatttagcggtgctgaccctcatcccagccactTCACACTTGACTGCAAACCACCTCAATGCACGCTGAAAGTCCTGTGGCTCgttgaagccaacaggacaaacAACATCTGCGAAGAGCAATGAGAAAATcttgtggtccccaaaccagaccccctcgagcccctggctgcgccttgAAATTCTGTCCATTAAACAGGACCGGTGAtaagggcagccctgccagaGACTACATTCACTGGGGACAGGTCCAACTTACTGCTGGCtatccagaggagccagttgaggagGCTCAGGCATCTGGTTTGGGATGCCTCCTGGAAGGCTTCCCGGGTGAGTTGTTAGGAGTATCAACCCGTAAGGCTTAAAGCTTTGAAAAATCTGACAACTGAAAATGTTGGTTTCTTTTTCTCTAATCTTTCAAAACAACATGTATCTCATCAATCCACTCAAACGTTAACACGTTCAACACGTTCAGCAAATCTCTCTAGAGAGTGTCTGCTCACcccttcatcatcatcttctgtCTTCATGTGGTCAGCGATGTATCTCACTCCCTCCATCGCCTCGTCCAGATCTGCATCCCGCTGATCAGCGCAAGACCTCCGGAAGTCTGAAagccctcctcctccatctgGGACGTCCCCCACCTTCCAGCAACACCTGTGTGCCAAGTCCTCATTCACGTAGAAGGAGTCACTGTCCATCGGAATTCCACTCAGTCTGTTTTTGGAGCATTGCCAGTTGCCTGCAATGCTCTGGAAattgtttttgccttttggatTCTTTCCACCGGATTTCTGCCGGGGTTTGCGGCGAGCACTGGAGGAGCCTGGACGCCTCATGAGGAGAAAGGTCGGAAGACGGACCAAGAAGATGCGTTTGGCCCACTCAGGCATGAAGTGGGTGGACGGGGAGCGATGGTGCACATTGAGGACACAAACTGTGCAGACTATGGAAAATGTGACTAACACCATGGTGAACATCAGGTATTTACCTGGAAAACattgaggaagaggaagaaaaaacatgagCGAAAATCATGTAGGATTGGAGGCTGCCTTCTTTACACttgagttttataaagacatGGTTCCCATACAGGTTTGAAACCAGAAGGGGACAGGGAAGTGgacaaataaacaattttaaaaccaTGACCCTTGTTCATAAGTTTGGAATCTAAATTTTGACCTGCAACAAAATTGCTCAAttctttgtttgtgtttctgcaatAAGCAACTGGACAAATATTCTTGCATCACGTATTGGATTCTACAAGGCAAAACTGAGTGGGAGGGGCATGCCATCCAAAGTTTACTCCACCCACCCCAACTTCTTTGCCTCTTGGCTGCTCCCTATGTCCTTATTCTCTACAACCATGAACCTCATCTTTGGTCTTCTTCTTTCCTGGTATCTCCAACCTCAACACCCCTTCACTGACATCATCACTCTTCCTCCTTTCAATGTGTCCAAATCATCTCTAACTGTTTCCCTGCATTTATCACcagaacatctaccatgatctgaccctctgatggattcattcctaaTCCATCCTAGTCACTCCCCAAAAGAACCTCAACAACTTCCTCTCTACTCCCTCCAGCTCCAATCTCAGTCTGTAATCCAACAACATTGCTGCTTTCACCACAGTCTTCCAACCTTTCTTTTCATTCTTGCTGACGTTCTTTGATCACACATCACACCTAAgaccttcctccacctgttttAACCTATTTGCACACGCCTCTTCACCTCCCACCTCTGTTGTTCTGGACTTGACCCCTAAGAACAAGAACTTAAAGTACTCAACCCATTCCTCTTGAGTTACTTTTATTTACACAGCTTATCTGTCTTACTCTAGTTCAGCATTTCCCAACCTTGGTAATTAAGGAATACTGTCCTGTGCATTTTACATGTTGCCCTGCTtatgcacacctgattcagctcattATCAGGCTCTGGAGAAGCCTGAAAGTGACGGTCATCAAAGGTAGGTTTGTTTGAGCAGGGTTGGATTGAAAAAAAGCAGGACAGAGTtccctgaggaccagggttTGGAAACACTGCTCTAGTTGACTTTCATTCcaagagcaaacctccacctcatTAGAtgatcctccacctgctccctgctctcactacagatcacaatgtcatctgcaaacatcatgatccacagaatttctgtctaacctcatctgtcagtctgtccatcaccatggTTAACAAGAAGGAGCCAGAAATTTGCTGGTGCTGATGCACAAACTTGAGTCATGCAGTCCGGCAGAAGAACTGCttttttctgcaggttttcAGATTGAAGGAGTCAGCCCTTTGTTTCCTACAACTGTCAGACGATGGACAGCAGCTGACAGTTGCTGCTGCCCATGCATTACTGTATCTTCACTGTGAATCCTGCAGCTTTAGGTTTGTACATTTAGCTGTAAAATAATCTGCAGAGACCACTTATGTCACAAATAAACCTTACCTATACAGTTATTTGTGTTACTGCCATTTTTTCCAATTGTTGAAACTACCTTCAAAGTTCAAGACTTATATTTACTAATGTTTTAAGAGTTCTATAAGAAGTTGAATAGGATGAGAATATGAAAGAAccttagaaacaaaattaaaaggaaagagaatggaacataaaaatgaaaatttctaTTGCATTCTTGAGTGTAATAGAAAAGGCAGGAGGCCCAACACAACAATATCAAACCCTACAATAACTATAGACAGAGCCCCCAAAAACCCCTCACCAACAACCGACCCATCCATCTCACCAATAGGGAATTTGTCACTCTGCtatgaccaatagaatgactgagtaatggctgtttatttctcaatacaAGTCTGagggatttcagctctttggaaccagtgggtacttcctgtttgaaactcAAGGCGGGagggatcactcagtccagttctcatttacagtcaatgtcaCAGACAGGGCAGAATATTAgctattaggaaaaaaaacatgtaagaagcatttattggtttgttccatttgtttgtttttgttccatttgtttgtttttgttccattcATCTATGCATCTATGTTCATTTTCTTGATTATTGTAGTACTTTATTTTTagctcttttttgttgttgttgtttgtctatTATTTTCATTCTGATAACTGGGTGTGATGAAGAATACTTTGGTAAAGCCACCAAAGTTCCTATAAACAGCTTATCCCTCGTTTACTCCTTTTAGGTCAATTCCACATTTTGGTACCATGGCACATGTCTCATCCTCAGTGTTGTTGGTTGTTTCTAGTTATAAATAACTAAATCAGCAGTTAGAGGGATGATAAAGACACAGAGAAAGACTGAGGGAGAAGTTCTGCAGTAAACTGAGACCCTCTGTCTCCAAGCATGCATTAACAGATTAGCCATTAAAGAGGAGGATTCCCCCGCGGTTTTCCCAGGAACAGTAAACATGAAAAACTCTTGACAAACCTATGAGGGGCACTGCGAGGGATGTGGGTGGGACTATTTTGGAGATCAGCAGCAGGAACACAGTGAGAGCGAGCAGCACCGAGATGCATAGCGTCATTTTCTGCCTGCAGTCTGAAGGCAAGTAGAACACCAGGATAGCCAGTGAGGTGATGAGCACACATGGGATGATGAGGTTGATGGTGTAAAACAGAGGCTTCCTCCTTATGACAAAGTCATATGTGATGTCAAGGTAGGTGATGTCGTTGGGGTCCTCGTTTTTGCGTCCTGGAAGCGAGACGATGTCCCACTCTCCACTTGGTGTGAAATCGTCCCGGCTGGCAAAGTCACTGGTGAGCATCAGGTCCACCTCCGTGTGGTCGTAGGTCCAGGAGCGGAACTTCAGGGTGCAGTTCTGCTGGTCAAAAGGGAAGTTCTGCACCTCGATGGCGCAGGCTGACTTGTAGATAGCTGGAGGCAGCCAGAAGATGTCGCCTGTGTTGGAGACCACAGCGTTGCAGTAGAAGGAAACCTCATAGACACCATCAGCACTGGAAGAGACACAGGTCTGGTGAGGAATCTGAAAACATCAGAGAGAGCGATGGACTTAGGTAACTTCTGATCTCTCACTTGTTGTAGAGCACAATGTCAGGAAGCCAGATGAGTTTGGAAGGTATTCGCAGTTTCTTGATGCCCTCATATTTGTCTGGGTCCCACCTCAGCCTGTAGTCATTCCACTCCTGCAGATAGAAAGCACCAAAAGCATGACCGTGACCCTTTGACATTGGAGCTTTGAGATCATGTCAAACAGCCACTTCGTACATTTTGTGCCTTTTCCATGCATGAAATGTTGGGTCTTTCGTGAttcatgcgtgatatacgtaataATAAAAGGGTATCTTGCAATCGTCTATGTGAGCAGATGTTTGCTGAGGATTTTGGCCGGCGGGTCTTTTTGTGAGTTCGGTTTTGAGCTAGTTCGTTGAGAATTCTACAGTTTACGAGTATTTAACGTAGTTTAGAAGAAATTATCAcataaatcttatgcaattaTGTTTGATTTTGGCATTTTACATAAGCTTAATTGTGGTTTCCCACGTATGTCTAGCAGGCctttcatgcatgtaccacatatcatgttaaaattcaaaattgaagCATGAATCACTAGTGAGATGCAGAAAACAGTGCAATCATCACACATGCTTCGTGTTCTACATtggtttacatgttctttgcgtggtttattcgtacttcttctgtggttttataacgtggttcattcatgatacatttgtgaaaatttgaCATACAAATAacctttcttactttttccacgTTTATTCAAGTATGACCAATTTGAATCCATGCAATATGCATGTCAAAGTGACACGGCCTTCCGCTCCAATGTTGATTCTCTGGGAATTATTGTCACTTTTCAACCATTTAAACAATTCATGTAAATCAAGCAAAATCTGTCGCCGAAACGGGAAAAATAAAACGGCCGTTTTTGCCgttactaacgtaaagtgttgctgATATGCTAAATTCtacttcagaatcagctgattaaaGCTGATAACCACTACAGTTCTAGAGttatggtatgtcaaagagtgtgtgttacaGTGTTTCTTTGCTTATTGCAGGGGTTCTGTCCTAAAAATAACTCTGCTCTAAGAGAAATCTGCAAAGTATGGTTACAGATCTTTTCAGGCTCCTTGCTACATACtcaattttcacacttttctttcttgtttcaattcttaaagttcaaaccttcctagaaaaataaatccaggatcatagaatgaaaacaaagatctgatcacgaTCAAAGAtgtatgtaaatttggcaaactgagCGTGTTCTGTACAGGAGAAACAGCACAGAGGAGACTGCCAatcaaggtcaacagccaatcaggacacagagcacattgcactgtaaaaaaaagtaaggaTGCAAAATTGCACCGAAATAAATTTGTAAAGCAGCGAGTCTGAGAGAGATGAACCTCGATATACAGAGGGAACACTGTTATTTCAGTGTCGCGGGCAAAatctcaggtgttaaagggttaaatcaaAAACACACCACAGTCTGAAcagagaaatgaaaagaaaaaaaactttacctgAAAGAGCCACAGGTTGGTGGTCATGATCTGTTCTCTTTcattctgaaagaaaacagcACAGAAACATTCAATGTTTTTAGTCAGCAATTGTCTTCTCATCTTGACTGGAGTCAGTCTCCATGAGAACgctaaggccgtgtcacacagccactacatacatgtaTCACATACTGCATGGATTTAAAtcggtcatacgtgaatatacgtggaaaaagtgaaaaacattgtAGTTTCttcgtgaaattttcacagatgtgtcatgaatgtggggggtggggggtgggggtttcGCCTGGTCTttggtgtgtgcacattttggtgacttttcacagatgtggcgggggtcacatTTTCGCTCAAAAGCGCATACATTTTTCAACTGGGAAAACAATCTTGCAGGAACTGGAAGATTCAAGTGAGACATCTTTATGATCTATaagattttaaaattcaaataagtTCAAATGAACCAAATCCCAGTGTTTGTCAAAAGACCAACACGCCTACATCTGAGTACACGCGTGTCATCATAATCCTTTTTCATGCCAAGGGCTTTGCCTCGATCAGAAACacaagaaggtaaaaaaaaagagcaaaaacagaatgaaaagaagaaatgaacCAAAACCAGAGTACCGCCTCCACACATGAACAGACGGATCTTCCCGGAAGTTGCGAGATAAAGTGAAGTGGATGCAAAGACTCCTGTGTATACCTAAAACACATCCGATTGATTCAAAGATCATGATGGGACTCTGAGGTCAAAAGACATTTGATCCATGttccacagaaaaacacagtctTTGGCTGTGAACGTTGAGAAGACGCTTAAGAACGTGATCAAGAAAAACACGACAAACTTTATTCATGAAGCAGTTTTCATAAATTTACAGCACAAAGGTCTTCACAGAATAGTGATAACTTTCAAACTAGAAGGAGCcgcatttccagaagaacatGCCGGGCTGAATGCTGTATTGccgaatgaaaatgaaacttaaagggtaataattgtaaaaaaaaaagaaaaaaaacagaaagaaatgttaaaagtttatcataaataaagtgaaaacaacacaacaaaaaatatagGTTTGTATAAAATACCAGCAACTGGGTTTCAAACTGGCGACCTTGTGATCTGAAGGactaaaagtcatagctggaaaaagctgaaagagctgaacgttTGAATAACAGAAAAATTGTTGAAGGAGTTAAACTCCAAAAAATggcggaagatactagaattaagaaagagaaacagtAGAAAACTAAAGACTAAAGACTAAACTAAAgaaatttacataaaaatgtaaaaaaaaaatgcatggaaaGCCCCCAACCCCCAACAATCACATCAGAAACTACAAAGTCAACGTAAAATAGTAACAAAAAAGGGAATTCTGGCCTGATGCTGAAGTAAGTAAATGATGGGGATCTGTCCACACCAAAAGATGTCCTTAGTAACATTCTAGAAAGTGTCACAGTGGTGCCACAGGCTTATGACAGCTTATCGTGGAACTACGGCCATCACAATCAATCACACTCAGTTTTTACAAAGCGTTGGGGACTgcttattgtttgtttttgttttttttaaacagaaacctGCGGCAGAAATTTGAAATCAGGCCGCATTTGTGTCACGGGACGCACTTTGGACGTGCCTGATGTAGAGTGTGCCCATGagggaaacactggagttaaaatcaaaacaaagtatCAAAAACTTGAAAACGTAtaacataaacataaatgatctaataaaaaaaacattgtcataaaaaaacacataaaaacaaaaaaatgaatacacaaATAATGATCCAAAAATTCTAATACATATATTTCtgaatttttgctttgagacccactccagtgagaattgtctttttaacaagttcttttggcatttttctaataatggaggacataaatgaagaaaattaggcCCAAAATttatttctgggtatttctttattataattgttgtgaattaggagcagacaaaaaaatgtcttctgaTAAAGAGCGTCCTTATGACATAGAAAACATGGTGGGTTGCTCTTAACTGCCCTCCTCTGATGCATCTGCTAGATAAATGGATCCATGAGCATCTttgtttccttgtctgagctggaatctggaactGATTTTAGGAATAACTGTAAATAACAAGTAGAACTTCAAGGTCAGCAAAGGCTCACTCTGTAAAATCCTACCAGATAAACACGATGGCCATGAAAACGTTTAGGAACAAACGATCAATTCTGAATCACACAGGAAGCAAATGCAGAGATTTTCAAAATGGGTGcgatgtgttcccgccctctgatCCTTTACACCGGTGGTCCCAAATCCCCGGGCCGGTACCGGTACCGGGCTGCAGACAAAAGCATCTACTAACTTCGATTGTTtctgtttggtttattttctggttctgaaggaagttttactttggaaaactaCGGGATTCTGTTCACCTCATATGACTGTATTGATGTGTCACGTGACTTTCAGCAGCTACTTGGACCGCTAAGTTAGTAGCTCAGCGcttaaaagctaataaaaaccaaacaataaatCGTATTTTGAAAGTTTACTTGGGGAGGAAAGAGTCAATATTTTCCTACAGCAAGATTGAGTTAGGGAGGCATCTGACAAGAAACGTgagcacagaaaatgttcctttgTGTTTAGAAAACACAATGAATCAGGGTTTATGTAAAAACTAGAAATGATGAATTTTTTTAGTCCGAAAGATGATCTGAGACTGGGTTGAGGTCTCAGTGTTATTTTGgtattctattaaaaaaatgtaattttgcttttatttaattatttacatATCAGAAGCAAATCAACGACTTAGTTTCATTGAATCTTTGTCATCTGTAAAAAACGAAATTAAAAAGCtcaatgtttttccaattttttgaaACTAAATGTCTTGTAtttgcatttaatttgaaaaaatccttttttttccagaaaccaGACGCTTAAAATTATTGAACGCAAACTTCGGTCCTGTTCAGACCAGTCCATGGCCTGGAAAAGGTTGGGGGTCACTGTCCTACAGCTAGCAAGTGGGTGAGTTCTGAAGCAACTAAAGGTTTGAGATGTTGTTTCTAGGATGAGCAGAGATCTATTCTGCTAAAAAATAAAGCCTGTTCTAGCACCTCAGCACCGgcaagaaagaaaataactCCCCAAAATCAAACCAATAACACAAGAACTCCAACAGGACGTACTAAAATAACCAGAACAACATGGAAAGAAGTATATTCAAGGCAGTAGTTCAGTGAAGAAGACGCTgctgacaaaaagacaaaaaggacaATGATGCAAACACAAGAGGGGGTTCACTTCTGACCAGAAAGACACCAGAATGAAGGATTTGGAGCAGCGGAGGCAAAGAGCAGCTGTTTAAGGTTTAATGGTGTGATTTCAGGCGTCTACACCCCCcactcccatccatccatcttcttctgctcatgCGGTACCGgatcgcgggggcagcagtccatGCAATGATTCCCAGACTTTCCTCGACTTCCCAAAGCATTCCAAGGCCAGCCAAGAGACATTAGCTGCATGTCCGTTGGCCATGAAAATTGGATTTGCAAAAGTAACTTTGCTTAACGGAAACACTTTAATTTGGGGAAAACTCGCATTTATCGCAAAAAGTCTTTCCGGTTGGTacaggtggtttttgaggcataTTGAGATTGCCGtatttcacaaaactgcaatggaaacattttattcaaattcaatGAGTCACGTGACCGACAACTGTGCACAGGTAGACACTTTGCATCCACCTTCTTAATCTCCTGTGGCTGCCAGGTTGCCAGGGACTGTCCCAGCTGTTTGGACTTGTTCAGTAAATTGGCTTTTTGGCTCTTCGTTTACTTTTATGTTACACAACTGTGACATTAGTTAACACAATAGAAAGGCCTTTCACAGCAGATGATCTGGACGCACGGCGACATCCACGTTGGTCGTATACTCACCACGCTGATGAGCTGCGACAGCGACACCTGTATGGAGATGGTGACCTGTTGGCTCTTATTAACAGCTGGTCTGATCAGTTTGTTGTAGCGCTCTGGGCCCAGCAGGTAGTTCACCAGACGCTCCTCTGCATTCTCCGCTTGGCTGCCTGCAGACAAAACGCGTGAGATTGTTCGTGCCAAAGGGTAAAGAGAGCATTCAATCAAGTTTAAGTGTAACTTCACTGCCGTGCATTAAAAGAAATGATGTAAGGAACCACAAACTTCACGGACAAAGCCGTGCTTGCAAACAGAATTGTCGCTGCATCGTGCGGCTGCTCTGCAGAGTCCGTTTGGTGGCCTCTTTCCTGCTTCCTGTGAGATGATCCTTCAGCTTTGTGTTTATGCAGCTCTTCAACCACTGATTATGGAGATGGGATGGACTAATAGGAGTAAAAGATTCAAATGCACTCTTTTGGTTTCTGCTGTCAGTGTGCCAACTCTGTCAAACAAATGTGACAACGGCAGCGGAGCGTTTCAGATTTGGATGGCATCCCGCTCTGCGCCGCACGGACCGTCTGTTTCTGTGAGATTACACGCAGTGAGCCGTCAGAGAGCACAGATGCTCTTTATTCAGAGTTAACCAACTATTTCAACCGTGCAGGTCAGACTGAAAGTCAGTGATTCTGTCTGAACAGAGTAAATGAAATAACTCATGTCTGCATAACGGTTTAACTGCTGCTCTGCCCATAGGACATCGTTC
The sequence above is a segment of the Oryzias latipes chromosome 1, ASM223467v1 genome. Coding sequences within it:
- the LOC101168846 gene encoding neuronal acetylcholine receptor subunit beta-2-like, which gives rise to MKSNAAFLMCFLSLTSSQAENAEERLVNYLLGPERYNKLIRPAVNKSQQVTISIQVSLSQLISVNEREQIMTTNLWLFQEWNDYRLRWDPDKYEGIKKLRIPSKLIWLPDIVLYNNADGVYEVSFYCNAVVSNTGDIFWLPPAIYKSACAIEVQNFPFDQQNCTLKFRSWTYDHTEVDLMLTSDFASRDDFTPSGEWDIVSLPGRKNEDPNDITYLDITYDFVIRRKPLFYTINLIIPCVLITSLAILVFYLPSDCRQKMTLCISVLLALTVFLLLISKIVPPTSLAVPLIGKYLMFTMVLVTFSIVCTVCVLNVHHRSPSTHFMPEWAKRIFLVRLPTFLLMRRPGSSSARRKPRQKSGGKNPKGKNNFQSIAGNWQCSKNRLSGIPMDSDSFYVNEDLAHRCCWKVGDVPDGGGGLSDFRRSCADQRDADLDEAMEGVRYIADHMKTEDDDEGIIQDWKYVGMVIDRLFLWIFILVCVVGTLGLFMQPLFQSYNTPAADDTEYSDF